In Fibrobacter succinogenes, the following are encoded in one genomic region:
- the pta gene encoding phosphate acetyltransferase: protein MNRVYLVATAASKMEAKVQEIVDAVTKAGLIASVYKPLDVISAADSVEEIKAGKSAVLMEKICANFLAQDFDAVDAVVVEGATGMNDVIAHKYNDDLASALDAKIFADGEDAELFCPKRLLRCEKCLAGDLAAPAAERRVSQAMFRASLLSKASKCVKRIVLPEGSEPRTVQAACLAVERNIAVPVLIGKKADIEATARSVGVKLPANIEIIEPSAELAEKYVPTLVELRKAKGMTPESARAALSDNVMLATMMLKFGEVDGLVSGAIHSTADTLRPALQIIRTAPGVKSVSSVFFMCMKDKTYIYGDCAINLNPLAEELADIALQCDDTAKAFGLPSRVAMLSYSTINSGKGPDADLVVAATAAAKAARPEMLIDGPLQYDAATVPSVGALKAPNSPVAGKATVFVFPDLSAGNIGYKAVQRSAHGTIAIGPMLQGLAKPVNDLSRGALVEDIVYTIALTAVQAQK, encoded by the coding sequence ATGAATCGTGTTTACCTAGTTGCCACGGCAGCTTCCAAGATGGAAGCCAAAGTCCAGGAAATCGTTGACGCTGTTACCAAGGCTGGTCTCATTGCCTCTGTCTACAAGCCGCTCGATGTTATCAGCGCTGCAGATAGCGTAGAAGAAATCAAGGCTGGTAAGTCCGCCGTGCTCATGGAAAAGATCTGCGCCAATTTCCTCGCTCAAGATTTTGATGCAGTCGATGCAGTTGTCGTAGAAGGTGCAACAGGCATGAACGATGTCATTGCTCACAAGTATAACGACGATCTCGCTTCTGCTCTCGATGCAAAGATTTTTGCCGATGGCGAAGATGCTGAACTCTTCTGCCCCAAGCGCTTGCTCCGCTGCGAAAAGTGCCTCGCCGGTGACCTCGCCGCTCCGGCTGCCGAACGCCGCGTAAGCCAGGCCATGTTCCGCGCAAGCCTCCTCTCTAAAGCATCCAAGTGCGTGAAGCGCATCGTGCTTCCGGAAGGTTCCGAACCGCGTACCGTGCAGGCCGCTTGCCTCGCCGTCGAACGCAACATCGCTGTGCCGGTGCTCATTGGCAAGAAGGCTGACATCGAAGCTACAGCAAGGTCTGTAGGTGTGAAGCTCCCGGCCAACATTGAAATCATCGAACCGAGTGCAGAACTTGCCGAAAAGTACGTGCCGACTCTCGTGGAACTCCGCAAGGCCAAGGGCATGACTCCGGAATCTGCACGTGCTGCTCTTTCTGACAACGTAATGCTTGCGACGATGATGCTCAAGTTCGGCGAAGTGGACGGCCTCGTTTCTGGCGCCATCCACTCCACGGCTGATACGCTCCGCCCGGCTCTCCAGATTATCCGTACCGCTCCGGGCGTAAAGTCCGTAAGCTCTGTGTTCTTCATGTGCATGAAGGACAAGACATACATCTATGGCGACTGCGCTATCAACCTGAACCCGCTTGCTGAAGAACTTGCCGATATCGCTCTCCAGTGCGATGACACCGCAAAGGCTTTCGGCCTCCCGAGCCGCGTGGCCATGCTTTCTTACAGCACCATCAATTCGGGCAAGGGCCCGGATGCAGACCTCGTCGTGGCTGCAACTGCCGCAGCAAAGGCTGCCCGCCCCGAAATGCTCATCGATGGCCCGCTCCAGTACGATGCTGCTACCGTTCCGAGTGTTGGCGCCCTCAAGGCCCCGAACAGCCCGGTCGCTGGCAAGGCTACCGTGTTCGTGTTCCCGGACCTCTCTGCCGGTAATATCGGTTATAAGGCTGTGCAGCGCTCCGCTCATGGCACAATCGCTATCGGCCCGATGCTTCAGGGCCTCGCCAAGCCGGTGAACGACTTGTCCCGCGGCGCCCTCGTCGAAGACATCGTCTATACGATTGCTTTGACGGCAGTTCAGGCTCAAAAATAA
- a CDS encoding fibro-slime domain-containing protein yields MRISGLISKVLVCLALFGACAFAQTVAIAHIIYDGNVLFYADNESNFVYKSLEKGDDGTYTIEFTDERLANGKKDVRHLQFGVGCSGNTCHTDLSPDNKPLLGTLFPKYRENSIQDGKYIYDKEEVWIVINDDKTLTISDTKPTVAVKPKKHIRFLTPWTNTNAIMFLNGMENYMSPVGSPYCGWFESMVTKPADSAWVYFKQTIGTTFVGAEGTVEGDSALAPILLDSALAVSDTIWIVAYQYGTPEIHVDYPGVLGECLPKILPVMMFDWYDGSMNSDGSKNGLSYGEGGAGRTGFDIRGVPMFGTGTSEDFGQDGCKGEPMTGMVEKQLGANGVPVMAKNFPDNCKNASHLNNWFLPEVVAEKDGKQYTNVTCRDLELTLTNDGFWLGQKDDESPEHGLFLLDDFRWLDSAQTVENPHYDSLSGGKDAPGYHNYGFTMKIQAEFVYVKGQYFEFNGDDDVWVFINNKLVVDIGGLHKKVKRSVNLDDLGLTPGETYPFHIFYAERKRTQSNFMMRTSIDLKVESSMLLTNLSTDTTIIKKEVWQTIREKTLACDFSSNSEQKRTERGPSNFTLFGKSLPMTGVALGKLDTAYYGGITITNDYTMLTINTTTIARMQTLPPGTYYVRVALKNNPKEYKDVYFTVPPTELPNIAFANIIDSSYCFIADIVKRDTLCLDKYWKPLGSEANRDISSDSLPINMNKNEKLWAGRIYPINVSYVEDWARSYSGMTVQVSTNNPKLIPCDSLGSPLPNSEFVLIEGKNTFYVKATGAVDNGTITISSTVAKNKSVNWTNINIAEPPVPQIETAFIYDRNGDGRGDSVWISFNKPLGGNSVLNAISFTFGLTHYEITNVSYAEGARELSLTAEGDGFGTAISTGGAQEPYAGKITALYTYTNPEDHTISHFSVDGVLSDAIGPIIMAAEISYTDDGKTMLSLTFSEGVTAATASSNLFNYRSYGSGSLSTIVQEADYIVTSPANRWKLIFSKKSNSDIIPIVGDSIRIKPPSEGGLAVDLVGIPAHDKNPWVRITGEQRITVTSPAVVTMDKNSPNFDKTRKIVSSDSATVPILVHSDKPLTANQVGEIYGTQGHYLGDMNLSELVENEISEIAKVVKTSTVFEDKEAVKIGSPATTITLETIISMLDRKEISYKDAKERFGVNDVILNAYDNGLLNKDNLHNYTHGTPEDIKTIAESMADKTEFSYKTIYYSSLGHFVNSDNGQIACNDDIFKTDGAKNCLGNEDHLYLAWNMRSKKGRLVGTGVYIARLEIRLIVNGKRITKRTQDFLWGFRHPNIPIEDFGIKK; encoded by the coding sequence ATGAGGATCAGTGGGCTAATATCCAAGGTTTTGGTGTGTTTGGCGTTATTCGGTGCCTGTGCTTTTGCACAGACGGTTGCAATTGCGCACATCATTTACGACGGCAATGTCTTATTCTATGCCGACAACGAAAGCAATTTCGTGTACAAATCGCTTGAAAAAGGCGACGATGGGACATACACCATCGAATTCACCGACGAGCGCCTGGCCAATGGCAAAAAGGATGTCCGTCACCTGCAATTCGGGGTGGGCTGTAGCGGCAATACATGCCATACGGACCTGAGTCCCGACAACAAGCCGTTGCTCGGAACGCTATTCCCTAAATACAGGGAAAATTCCATTCAAGACGGCAAGTACATTTACGACAAGGAAGAAGTCTGGATTGTCATCAACGACGACAAGACTCTGACGATTTCAGACACTAAACCAACGGTCGCGGTCAAGCCTAAGAAACATATCCGCTTCCTCACCCCGTGGACGAACACCAACGCCATCATGTTCTTGAATGGCATGGAAAACTACATGAGCCCGGTAGGTTCCCCGTATTGCGGTTGGTTCGAAAGCATGGTTACAAAGCCAGCCGACAGCGCATGGGTTTACTTTAAGCAGACTATCGGTACAACATTTGTCGGAGCCGAAGGCACCGTCGAAGGTGATTCCGCACTTGCCCCTATATTGCTCGATTCCGCACTCGCCGTTAGCGATACAATCTGGATTGTCGCTTACCAGTATGGCACCCCCGAAATTCATGTCGATTATCCGGGCGTTCTTGGCGAATGCCTCCCGAAGATCCTTCCCGTGATGATGTTCGACTGGTACGACGGTTCCATGAATTCCGACGGCTCCAAGAACGGCCTCAGCTACGGAGAAGGTGGCGCCGGACGCACAGGATTTGACATTCGTGGAGTCCCGATGTTTGGCACTGGAACTAGCGAAGACTTTGGGCAAGACGGCTGCAAAGGTGAACCGATGACGGGCATGGTCGAAAAACAGCTCGGTGCAAACGGTGTTCCCGTGATGGCCAAGAACTTCCCCGACAATTGCAAAAACGCATCGCACCTCAACAACTGGTTCCTCCCCGAAGTCGTTGCCGAAAAGGACGGCAAGCAATATACAAACGTCACCTGCCGCGACCTCGAACTTACGCTTACGAACGACGGTTTCTGGCTCGGGCAAAAAGATGACGAAAGCCCAGAACATGGACTCTTCTTGCTCGACGACTTCCGCTGGCTCGATAGCGCACAAACTGTTGAAAACCCGCACTACGATTCCCTCAGCGGTGGAAAAGACGCTCCTGGTTACCACAATTACGGCTTCACCATGAAGATCCAGGCGGAATTTGTCTATGTCAAAGGGCAGTACTTTGAATTCAACGGTGACGACGATGTGTGGGTGTTCATTAACAACAAACTCGTTGTCGATATTGGCGGTCTACACAAGAAAGTCAAGAGATCCGTAAACCTCGACGACCTTGGACTTACTCCGGGTGAAACTTATCCGTTCCACATTTTCTACGCCGAACGCAAGCGCACACAATCGAACTTCATGATGCGCACGTCCATCGACCTGAAGGTGGAATCCAGCATGCTCCTCACGAATCTCTCTACGGATACAACGATTATCAAGAAAGAAGTATGGCAGACCATCCGTGAAAAGACACTTGCTTGCGATTTCTCCTCGAACTCGGAACAAAAGCGCACAGAACGCGGCCCATCCAACTTTACGTTGTTCGGAAAGAGTCTCCCGATGACGGGTGTTGCCTTAGGTAAGCTCGACACCGCATACTACGGCGGCATCACAATTACAAACGATTACACGATGCTCACCATCAACACGACGACTATCGCCCGCATGCAAACGCTTCCGCCGGGAACTTACTACGTTCGCGTTGCCCTCAAGAACAATCCCAAGGAATACAAGGATGTTTACTTCACGGTTCCACCAACGGAACTTCCGAACATCGCCTTTGCAAATATCATTGATTCCAGCTACTGCTTTATAGCAGACATCGTAAAGCGAGATACGCTCTGCCTCGACAAGTACTGGAAGCCGCTCGGAAGCGAAGCAAATCGCGACATCAGTAGCGACTCGCTCCCCATCAACATGAACAAGAACGAAAAGCTTTGGGCAGGCCGCATTTACCCCATCAACGTTTCTTATGTTGAAGACTGGGCCCGCAGCTACAGCGGCATGACCGTTCAAGTTTCGACAAACAATCCGAAACTCATCCCATGCGATTCCCTGGGCTCTCCGCTCCCGAATAGCGAGTTTGTACTCATCGAAGGAAAGAACACTTTCTACGTGAAGGCGACAGGAGCTGTTGACAACGGAACGATTACTATTTCTTCAACTGTTGCCAAAAACAAGAGCGTCAACTGGACAAACATCAACATCGCAGAACCGCCTGTTCCGCAAATCGAAACCGCATTCATCTATGACAGAAACGGTGACGGTCGCGGCGACAGCGTCTGGATTAGCTTTAACAAGCCGCTTGGCGGCAATAGTGTTCTCAACGCCATCTCGTTTACGTTCGGGCTTACGCATTACGAAATTACAAACGTAAGCTATGCCGAAGGCGCCCGCGAGCTTTCGCTCACCGCCGAAGGCGATGGATTTGGCACAGCCATATCCACGGGCGGCGCACAAGAACCTTACGCCGGAAAAATCACTGCGCTTTACACCTACACAAACCCCGAAGACCACACCATTTCGCACTTTTCCGTCGACGGCGTTCTCAGTGACGCCATCGGCCCCATCATCATGGCTGCCGAGATTTCGTACACTGACGATGGAAAGACGATGCTGAGCCTTACATTCAGCGAAGGCGTTACCGCAGCCACCGCAAGTTCAAACTTGTTCAACTACCGCAGTTACGGCAGCGGCTCGCTTTCAACTATCGTTCAAGAAGCTGATTACATCGTTACTTCACCGGCAAACCGCTGGAAGCTCATCTTCTCGAAAAAGAGCAACTCCGATATCATTCCTATCGTGGGCGACTCCATACGTATCAAGCCGCCTTCCGAAGGCGGACTCGCAGTCGATCTCGTCGGCATCCCGGCTCACGACAAGAACCCGTGGGTACGCATCACCGGCGAACAACGCATTACCGTAACAAGCCCGGCCGTCGTCACCATGGACAAGAACTCGCCGAACTTCGACAAAACTCGTAAAATCGTCAGCAGCGATTCCGCAACTGTCCCCATCCTCGTACATAGCGATAAACCGCTTACGGCAAATCAGGTCGGCGAAATTTACGGCACCCAAGGTCATTACCTCGGCGACATGAACTTATCCGAACTTGTCGAAAACGAAATCAGCGAAATTGCAAAAGTTGTAAAAACAAGCACAGTCTTCGAAGACAAGGAAGCCGTGAAGATTGGAAGCCCGGCAACCACCATTACACTTGAAACGATCATTTCCATGCTGGATCGCAAGGAAATTTCGTACAAGGATGCAAAGGAACGGTTCGGTGTAAACGATGTCATTCTCAACGCCTATGACAACGGGCTACTGAACAAGGACAACCTGCACAACTACACGCACGGTACACCCGAAGACATCAAGACCATCGCCGAATCCATGGCCGACAAAACCGAATTCAGCTACAAGACGATTTATTACTCTAGCCTCGGACATTTCGTCAACAGCGACAATGGTCAAATCGCCTGTAACGACGATATTTTCAAGACGGATGGCGCCAAGAACTGCCTCGGAAACGAAGACCACCTCTATCTCGCCTGGAACATGCGCTCGAAAAAGGGCCGCCTCGTCGGCACAGGCGTGTACATAGCCCGCCTTGAAATCCGCCTCATCGTGAACGGCAAGAGAATCACCAAGCGCACACAGGACTTCCTCTGGGGATTCCGCCACCCCAACATTCCAATTGAAGATTTTGGCATAAAAAAGTAA
- a CDS encoding fibro-slime domain-containing protein, translating into MAAEYPIHILSRPNTYDALSMTIGNGVGATCIALTPNADGSFDTQQNVTNNQRIYFYSNERCTGRALGNVTVRLNSDVIKINITINNTRTNASVTAAYENAPKKTIRFFVPWTNTNAILYVAGGKSDTMTTIKNFCGWFEAKVTPPEGSFQVYFKQTLGYEYVTDIHNSIKITPIEQSTLLSLDEAAAQADTIWVKAGKDIGAATTIYTKYPGVLGDCPTKTLPVMMFDWLHGTNGDGDDEGSNGDPANGVSADFGSSGCAHHTRGMVQEMLGPNGVPIPADPFPEDCKITTHLAQWFLPEVITTKNGVPYTNATCRSIELSLQNDGLWLGQKDDNSTEGGLFLLDDFEYLDAEKTIPNPYFDNISGRGKRHNYGFTMKIQATFEYIPGQYFEFNGDDDVWVFINNRLVVDIGGQHTKVFGAVNLDTLGLQEGKNYPFHIFYAERHTTQSNFMMRTSIDLKTEASILAKDMSDAGLINYEIFQRISKQALSCDFSGTTTVDTVAAPSNFTLFGSGAYAEGVPLDSVGVWFGGIVIKPGYTGFTIDTAQIKSKRALPPGTYQLRFSLQKDESQYDEITFVIDKYAALPIVYARVDNQNQWRSLGAEVDGTVDTLGKWVNTRYPVNIMLDDGAAFDDMVYVITNNPAVIPCDENGTPITAITLKNGKATFYVKATAPVQGIKIIVSSADESQKAVWKNISFMEPPVPQVVFACIFDRDGDGRGDSVYAKLSKPYGNTQVNNYVKLDSVQLEFGEKFPTILDINDIKTSAHDSTMIITTAGGFGAVPFTGGAESIYSGKITPFWKYQDAPISLTSDVTDSIGPVITSADISYSNDGSTVLLVSFSEGLDCEDDVAATYFTYFFRQTATERQDIVPDIIAKEKKFRWRLIFRSSNNDKENIPVMGDSIKLVPGVHMDLLHRSTPVTNPYVRISGEQKIVVTSAPVVTIGESDVSREIITSPTPTIPKIVPADQSKTAKEIATEYGAQGHYLGDLSLSSLVKDEVTNIEAAIKNANQKAIEKEGKKLTDLIVEKGVKAVDKEYDLGKEFMNAYSNEIISLEDIKEITKGNSAITAKITKKLAEETKLRYQTKYFTSLGIFVNSTSGSFSCIDTSSNVNKPYNGNCLDKDNDGKIFLAWNMRSKKGRLVGTGVYIARLTYEIKIGSRTVVDRTQDFLWGVRHGKTKGFTIDLRE; encoded by the coding sequence ATGGCTGCAGAATATCCTATTCATATATTAAGTCGTCCCAACACTTACGACGCTCTATCCATGACCATAGGCAATGGTGTTGGAGCAACATGTATAGCACTAACCCCTAACGCAGACGGCTCGTTTGACACGCAGCAAAACGTAACGAACAACCAAAGAATCTACTTTTACAGCAACGAAAGATGCACCGGCAGAGCATTAGGCAACGTCACTGTACGTCTTAATTCTGACGTTATTAAAATCAATATCACCATTAACAATACTAGAACAAACGCATCCGTAACCGCTGCCTACGAGAACGCTCCCAAAAAGACAATCCGCTTCTTTGTCCCCTGGACTAACACGAACGCCATCCTCTATGTCGCTGGCGGCAAATCTGATACGATGACCACCATCAAGAACTTCTGCGGATGGTTCGAAGCCAAAGTCACTCCGCCCGAAGGATCTTTCCAAGTCTACTTCAAGCAGACTCTCGGCTATGAATACGTCACCGACATTCATAATTCCATCAAGATAACGCCAATTGAACAATCGACTTTACTCTCGCTCGATGAAGCCGCTGCCCAAGCAGACACCATCTGGGTCAAGGCAGGCAAGGATATCGGGGCAGCAACAACGATTTACACCAAGTACCCGGGCGTTTTAGGCGATTGCCCCACCAAGACACTCCCTGTAATGATGTTTGACTGGCTCCATGGTACAAACGGCGATGGCGACGATGAAGGCTCAAATGGCGACCCGGCAAATGGCGTGAGCGCGGACTTCGGTTCCAGCGGATGCGCACACCATACCAGAGGAATGGTTCAAGAAATGCTTGGCCCCAATGGCGTACCCATACCTGCCGACCCTTTCCCAGAAGATTGCAAGATTACAACACATCTCGCTCAATGGTTCTTGCCAGAAGTCATCACAACTAAGAACGGCGTTCCCTATACTAACGCCACCTGCCGTTCCATTGAATTGAGTCTCCAGAATGACGGTCTCTGGCTCGGCCAAAAAGACGACAATAGCACCGAAGGAGGCTTATTCCTCCTCGATGACTTCGAATACCTTGATGCCGAAAAGACAATACCGAACCCCTACTTCGACAATATTTCGGGAAGAGGCAAGAGACATAATTACGGCTTTACCATGAAAATCCAGGCCACGTTCGAATACATTCCGGGCCAGTACTTTGAATTCAACGGTGACGATGACGTGTGGGTGTTCATCAATAACCGTCTCGTCGTAGATATCGGTGGCCAGCATACAAAAGTCTTTGGTGCAGTGAATCTCGACACGCTCGGGCTTCAAGAAGGCAAGAACTATCCGTTCCATATCTTCTATGCCGAACGCCATACAACCCAGTCCAACTTTATGATGAGAACGTCCATCGACCTGAAGACCGAAGCAAGTATCCTCGCCAAAGACATGTCCGATGCAGGACTTATCAATTACGAAATATTCCAGCGCATTAGCAAGCAAGCCCTTTCTTGCGATTTCTCTGGAACAACAACGGTAGATACCGTAGCTGCCCCGTCTAACTTTACCTTGTTCGGTAGCGGAGCATATGCCGAGGGCGTCCCTCTGGATAGCGTTGGCGTTTGGTTTGGCGGCATTGTCATCAAGCCGGGCTACACCGGGTTCACCATCGATACGGCACAAATCAAGTCGAAGAGAGCTCTCCCACCGGGAACCTATCAATTACGTTTCTCATTGCAGAAAGATGAATCCCAGTATGACGAAATCACATTTGTCATAGACAAGTACGCAGCACTCCCCATTGTCTATGCCCGCGTCGATAACCAAAATCAATGGAGATCCCTTGGAGCGGAAGTCGATGGCACTGTCGATACACTCGGCAAATGGGTGAACACGCGTTACCCTGTAAATATTATGCTCGATGATGGAGCTGCTTTTGACGACATGGTTTATGTTATCACGAACAACCCTGCTGTAATTCCCTGCGATGAAAACGGAACTCCCATCACGGCAATTACGCTCAAGAACGGCAAGGCGACATTCTACGTCAAGGCAACCGCACCAGTTCAAGGAATCAAGATTATCGTCTCTAGCGCAGACGAATCGCAAAAAGCAGTTTGGAAGAACATCTCATTCATGGAACCGCCTGTACCACAAGTCGTTTTCGCCTGCATATTCGACAGGGATGGCGATGGACGTGGCGATAGCGTTTATGCAAAGCTCAGTAAACCATATGGGAACACTCAAGTCAACAACTACGTCAAATTGGATTCCGTTCAACTGGAATTTGGCGAAAAGTTCCCGACGATTCTCGATATAAACGACATTAAAACAAGCGCCCATGACAGCACCATGATAATCACTACCGCCGGTGGCTTTGGAGCCGTTCCATTCACAGGTGGTGCTGAATCCATCTATAGCGGAAAGATTACACCTTTCTGGAAATATCAGGACGCACCAATCAGCCTTACAAGCGATGTGACCGACTCCATTGGCCCAGTCATTACATCTGCAGATATTTCTTACAGCAATGACGGTTCTACAGTACTCTTAGTTTCTTTCAGTGAAGGGTTAGATTGCGAAGATGATGTTGCCGCAACGTACTTCACGTATTTCTTCAGGCAAACAGCTACTGAAAGACAAGATATCGTCCCAGATATTATTGCCAAAGAAAAGAAATTTAGATGGAGACTCATCTTTAGAAGTTCCAACAACGACAAGGAAAATATCCCGGTCATGGGCGACTCCATCAAGCTGGTTCCCGGCGTTCACATGGACCTTCTCCACAGAAGTACTCCTGTAACGAACCCGTATGTTCGCATCTCCGGCGAGCAGAAGATTGTTGTCACAAGCGCTCCAGTCGTAACGATTGGCGAATCAGATGTTTCTAGAGAAATTATTACAAGCCCCACACCGACTATTCCGAAGATTGTTCCAGCTGACCAATCCAAAACAGCAAAGGAAATCGCAACCGAATACGGAGCGCAAGGCCATTACCTTGGCGACCTGAGCCTTTCAAGCTTAGTGAAAGACGAAGTCACGAACATTGAAGCCGCCATCAAGAACGCCAACCAAAAAGCAATTGAAAAAGAAGGCAAAAAGCTAACAGATCTCATTGTCGAAAAAGGTGTTAAAGCCGTAGATAAGGAATATGATCTTGGTAAAGAATTCATGAACGCCTACAGCAACGAAATAATCTCGCTTGAGGATATCAAGGAAATAACCAAAGGCAATTCAGCCATAACTGCCAAAATAACGAAGAAACTCGCCGAAGAGACAAAACTGCGCTATCAGACAAAGTATTTCACAAGCCTTGGCATTTTCGTGAATAGCACTTCGGGTTCATTCAGCTGCATAGATACCAGCAGTAACGTGAACAAGCCGTATAACGGCAACTGCCTTGACAAGGACAACGACGGAAAGATATTCCTCGCCTGGAATATGCGTTCCAAGAAAGGAAGGCTCGTCGGCACAGGAGTTTACATTGCAAGACTTACGTATGAAATCAAGATTGGATCCAGAACTGTCGTAGACCGCACGCAGGACTTCCTCTGGGGTGTGCGTCACGGCAAGACAAAGGGATTCACCATCGATTTGCGTGAATAA
- a CDS encoding Rne/Rng family ribonuclease, translated as MANKCKRGILISKTPYEKRIAIMEDGELAELVVEGVSSNRVLGNIYKGVVQKVLPALKAAFIDIGLEKAGFLHQEDAMDRNELLRREYGDDDDEGDASKEISIDEILQEGQEIMVQVVKEPISTKGARLTTHLSFAGRFLVCMPGTNFVGVSKRERDPVKRREFKKVVRRLKGRDVGYIVRTNGLNESEFEINKQMRELESKWEQTKYNFETMPPETCIYEESDSIEQTVREYFGENTDYVYIDNRDEYFALREYLKVLSPDKLDKVKLWSSSESLFEYFKIENDYARSLQRQVPLPRGGNLVIEQTEALVSIDVNTGPKVHGKDQGKIILETNLDACHEIAKQLRLRDVGGLIIIDFIDMETDEDREAVYQEFRKAIRRDKAPISPAPISQFGLMEVTRKRVRVNLMTEKTECCPVCNGSGRIATLESTLGMIDRWLARAHTKARLREVTLVVSAPVVDVLCKDLNRMFNYLEYKHNIKISLVEDESAHVNQFWMYDKSGEDITDLYNFA; from the coding sequence ATGGCAAATAAGTGTAAGCGCGGAATCTTGATTAGTAAAACGCCGTACGAAAAGCGCATCGCCATCATGGAAGATGGTGAACTCGCAGAATTGGTTGTGGAAGGTGTTTCGTCTAATCGAGTTCTGGGCAATATTTATAAGGGTGTCGTTCAGAAGGTGCTTCCCGCACTCAAGGCGGCATTCATTGACATTGGTCTGGAGAAGGCTGGCTTTTTGCATCAGGAAGACGCCATGGACCGCAACGAATTGTTGCGCCGAGAATATGGTGACGATGATGACGAAGGCGATGCATCTAAGGAAATTTCGATTGATGAAATTCTCCAGGAAGGTCAAGAAATCATGGTGCAGGTGGTCAAGGAACCGATTAGCACTAAGGGTGCCCGTTTGACGACGCACTTGAGCTTTGCTGGTCGTTTCTTGGTTTGCATGCCCGGTACAAATTTCGTCGGTGTGTCCAAGCGTGAACGCGATCCGGTCAAGCGCCGCGAGTTCAAGAAGGTCGTACGCCGCCTCAAGGGTCGCGATGTAGGCTACATTGTCCGCACCAACGGCCTCAACGAATCCGAATTCGAAATCAACAAGCAGATGCGCGAACTCGAAAGCAAATGGGAACAGACGAAGTACAACTTCGAAACCATGCCGCCCGAGACCTGCATCTACGAAGAATCCGATTCCATTGAACAGACTGTTCGCGAATATTTCGGCGAAAACACGGACTACGTGTATATCGACAACCGCGACGAATACTTTGCCCTTCGTGAATATCTGAAGGTTCTCTCTCCAGATAAGCTCGACAAGGTCAAGCTCTGGAGCTCCAGCGAAAGCTTGTTCGAATACTTCAAGATCGAAAACGACTACGCTCGCTCTTTGCAGCGCCAGGTCCCGCTTCCGCGCGGTGGCAACCTCGTCATTGAACAGACCGAAGCTCTCGTGTCCATCGACGTGAACACGGGTCCGAAGGTCCACGGCAAGGACCAGGGCAAGATCATTCTCGAAACGAACCTCGATGCTTGCCACGAAATTGCAAAGCAGCTCCGTCTCCGCGATGTGGGTGGTCTTATCATCATCGACTTCATCGATATGGAAACGGACGAAGACCGCGAAGCCGTCTATCAGGAATTCCGCAAGGCAATCCGCCGCGACAAGGCTCCGATCAGCCCGGCTCCGATTAGCCAGTTCGGCCTCATGGAAGTGACCCGTAAGCGCGTCCGCGTGAACCTCATGACCGAAAAGACCGAATGCTGCCCCGTGTGCAACGGCAGTGGCCGCATTGCCACGCTGGAATCGACGCTTGGCATGATTGACCGCTGGCTTGCACGTGCCCACACCAAGGCCCGTCTCCGCGAAGTAACCCTCGTGGTGAGCGCTCCGGTCGTCGATGTCCTTTGCAAGGACTTGAACCGCATGTTCAACTATCTGGAATACAAGCACAACATCAAGATTTCCCTCGTGGAAGATGAATCGGCTCACGTAAACCAGTTCTGGATGTACGACAAGTCGGGCGAAGACATTACGGATTTGTACAACTTCGCATAA